A region of Mesorhizobium sp. AR02 DNA encodes the following proteins:
- a CDS encoding N-formylglutamate amidohydrolase, with protein sequence MNAATLAELDDAAIAALAAASVERLHIDAASPYLLIAEHAGNAVPAPWHDLGLAAPYLDTHFAVDIGIDALTRRLSRALRAPAVIAHYSRLFLDYNRPAGEWDFMRPDLGGIPVPGNLAPDAADVRLRKSIAWAPLEQAIVEAAAGRQALVSVHSFTPVMGGVRRNVDIGVLWREPSPFVTSVLKTLGAQGAEAGLKIGDNEPYDWRQAIGYTLNRHGLEQGMPCLYLEVRNDLLSDPETFERVSRTLETVFATVAMSLWPKPAVAV encoded by the coding sequence GTGAACGCTGCAACCCTTGCAGAGCTTGACGATGCGGCCATCGCCGCACTGGCCGCCGCCAGCGTCGAGCGGCTGCACATCGACGCTGCCAGCCCCTATCTGCTGATCGCCGAGCATGCCGGCAATGCCGTGCCTGCGCCGTGGCATGACCTTGGTCTGGCGGCCCCCTATCTCGACACGCATTTCGCCGTCGATATCGGTATCGACGCCTTGACACGACGGCTGTCGCGGGCGCTGCGGGCACCGGCCGTGATCGCGCATTATTCGCGGCTGTTCCTCGACTACAACAGGCCGGCTGGCGAATGGGATTTCATGCGTCCGGATCTCGGCGGCATCCCGGTGCCCGGCAATCTGGCGCCGGACGCGGCCGATGTCAGGCTGCGCAAGTCCATCGCCTGGGCACCGCTCGAACAGGCGATCGTTGAGGCCGCCGCTGGCCGGCAGGCGCTGGTCTCGGTGCACTCCTTCACCCCGGTGATGGGCGGCGTCAGGCGTAACGTCGACATCGGCGTGTTGTGGCGGGAGCCTTCGCCTTTCGTCACCTCGGTGCTGAAAACGCTTGGTGCGCAGGGGGCGGAAGCCGGGTTGAAGATCGGCGACAACGAGCCTTACGACTGGCGCCAGGCGATCGGCTACACGCTGAACCGGCACGGGCTGGAGCAGGGCATGCCCTGCCTTTATCTCGAAGTGCGCAACGACCTGCTTTCCGATCCGGAAACATTCGAGCGCGTCAGCCGCACGCTCGAGACTGTCTTTGCCACCGTCGCGATGTCGCTATGGCCGAAACCAGCCGTAGCCGTCTAA
- a CDS encoding efflux RND transporter periplasmic adaptor subunit: MDQQLEMPLQTVVAPRRSRGWIQWLIFIAIVAATGAYLYQRPHVEARQPGGRRGAPTTIGAAAVEKGTIDVTLNALGTVTSLSTVTVKSQVTGPLIQVNFKEGQDVKKGDLLAEIDPRPFQAALAQAQGQLVRDQAMLKDAQLDLVRDQKLVAQGTATPQTLDAQVALVAQDQGSVQVDQAMIQTATLNLDYCRILSPVDGRAGLRQVDQGNYVTPTDANGIVIITQVQPISVLFTVPEDELPAIAQRMQQGATLPTTAFDRAGAKKLADGQLETFDSQIDPSTGTIKLRAGFANEARVLYPNQFVNVGLLVDEHKDVAIAPIAAIQRGLPGTFVYLVNPDSTVAVRKVTLGVTNGERVEILAGLNPGDRVVVDGADKLRDGAHINLQQDGQAPAPAPAQPRATAPTPAAGQPPEPAQTPAQTPQAAAPSDGQTSDGQTPNGETSNGETAGGQTADGTTHKHQGHKHRHAESGQQQ; the protein is encoded by the coding sequence ATGGACCAGCAATTGGAAATGCCCCTGCAGACGGTCGTCGCGCCACGCCGTTCGCGTGGCTGGATTCAGTGGCTGATCTTCATTGCCATTGTCGCCGCCACCGGCGCCTATCTCTATCAACGCCCGCATGTCGAGGCCAGGCAACCCGGCGGCAGACGCGGCGCGCCGACGACGATCGGCGCCGCCGCCGTCGAAAAGGGCACCATAGACGTCACGCTCAACGCACTCGGCACGGTGACCTCGCTCTCCACCGTCACCGTCAAGTCGCAGGTCACCGGCCCGCTCATCCAGGTAAATTTCAAGGAGGGCCAGGACGTCAAGAAGGGCGACCTGCTGGCTGAAATCGATCCCCGCCCCTTCCAGGCAGCACTCGCCCAGGCCCAGGGCCAGCTGGTGCGCGACCAGGCCATGCTCAAGGATGCCCAGCTCGACCTCGTTCGCGACCAGAAGCTGGTGGCGCAGGGGACGGCGACACCCCAGACCCTCGACGCGCAAGTCGCCCTTGTCGCGCAGGACCAGGGCTCCGTCCAGGTCGACCAGGCGATGATACAGACCGCCACCCTCAATCTCGACTATTGCCGCATCCTCTCTCCGGTCGATGGACGGGCCGGCCTGCGCCAGGTCGATCAGGGCAACTACGTCACCCCAACCGATGCCAACGGCATCGTCATCATCACTCAAGTCCAGCCGATCAGTGTGTTGTTCACGGTGCCCGAGGACGAACTGCCCGCCATCGCGCAACGCATGCAACAGGGCGCCACGCTGCCCACCACTGCCTTCGATCGCGCCGGAGCCAAGAAGCTCGCCGACGGCCAGCTCGAGACCTTCGACAGCCAGATCGACCCGAGCACCGGCACCATCAAGCTGCGGGCGGGCTTCGCCAACGAAGCGCGTGTCCTCTACCCGAACCAGTTCGTCAACGTCGGGCTTCTCGTCGACGAGCACAAGGACGTGGCGATCGCCCCGATCGCGGCGATCCAGCGCGGCCTGCCCGGCACCTTCGTCTATCTGGTCAACCCCGACAGCACCGTTGCCGTGCGCAAGGTCACGCTTGGCGTCACCAATGGCGAACGCGTCGAGATCCTCGCTGGCCTGAACCCCGGCGACCGCGTCGTCGTCGACGGCGCCGACAAGCTCCGCGACGGCGCCCATATCAACCTTCAGCAGGACGGCCAGGCGCCGGCCCCGGCGCCGGCACAGCCTCGGGCGACAGCGCCAACCCCGGCGGCGGGCCAGCCCCCCGAGCCGGCACAGACGCCCGCCCAGACCCCACAAGCAGCGGCGCCGTCGGACGGACAGACGTCGGATGGGCAGACGCCAAATGGGGAGACGTCAAATGGGGAGACAGCCGGCGGACAGACGGCGGATGGCACGACCCACAAGCATCAGGGCCACAAGCACCGTCACGCGGAGTCCGGGCAGCAGCAATGA
- a CDS encoding SDR family NAD(P)-dependent oxidoreductase, which yields MIVYDFTGRHAVVAGAGGGMGEAITLALLDAGASVTAIDVKAGPASLAAYDDRLTFAQGDLTDAAFVEQVVGTAGRERGGIDYLANVAGVLWFGRDKSALEMDLDVWDEVFNINLKSFVHTARSVVPHMRSGGRGGAMVHFSTIQWYRGDANPQDAYQASKAGVCALSKSLAMQLAGERIRSNAICPGMALTPLQARWDTEEKRSAVASYAPLGRIGTPQDMANAALFLLSDAASYITGIELAVDGGLLMRM from the coding sequence ATGATCGTCTATGATTTCACCGGCAGGCATGCGGTCGTCGCCGGCGCGGGCGGCGGCATGGGCGAAGCGATCACGCTGGCACTCCTCGACGCCGGCGCCTCCGTCACCGCCATCGACGTCAAGGCCGGCCCGGCATCGCTGGCCGCCTATGACGACAGGCTCACCTTCGCCCAGGGTGATCTCACCGACGCCGCTTTCGTCGAACAGGTCGTCGGCACGGCGGGCCGTGAGCGCGGCGGCATCGACTATCTCGCCAATGTCGCCGGCGTGCTTTGGTTCGGCCGCGACAAGTCGGCGCTGGAGATGGACCTCGACGTCTGGGACGAGGTCTTCAACATCAATCTGAAATCCTTCGTGCACACCGCACGCTCCGTCGTTCCGCATATGCGCTCGGGCGGGCGCGGCGGCGCCATGGTGCATTTCTCGACCATCCAGTGGTATCGCGGCGACGCCAACCCGCAGGACGCCTACCAGGCCTCGAAGGCAGGTGTGTGCGCGCTTTCCAAATCGCTGGCCATGCAGCTCGCCGGTGAGCGCATCCGCTCCAACGCCATCTGCCCTGGCATGGCGCTGACCCCGCTGCAGGCGCGCTGGGACACCGAGGAAAAGCGTTCGGCGGTGGCGAGCTACGCGCCGCTTGGCCGCATCGGCACGCCGCAGGACATGGCCAACGCGGCGCTCTTCCTGCTCTCAGACGCCGCGAGCTACATCACCGGCATCGAGCTTGCCGTCGACGGCGGCCTGTTGATGCGCATGTAG
- a CDS encoding aldehyde dehydrogenase family protein codes for MNLHSAARTFSVTSPVDGSIYTTRVYADGRTIEAALTRARVALPSWRRTPLAERLAILLRFGEEMKARATQLAEMVAWQIGRPLWQADETPRLALVGQLLADVAPETLADVPYPSDENIRRYAKPVAGGLHLSICAWNYPTAMLGYLVTAPLAAGNVVIFKHSPQTPLIAELAEEAFRAAGGPEGVFQSLHLDHADAEKLIASGAVNAVNFIGSVNGGRRVHAAAAGTFTQVHLELGGKDPTYVRADADLEATIPQIAEGSYSNAGQSCCSVERIYVDKAIHDRFVEALVAETAKWTVGHPFDEKPMLGPVVRASAADTIRGLTESAVRAGARRVMPTDGALKASGLGAAYVAPEVLVGVDHGMPIMRDELFGPVACIQSVGDDDEAIALMNDSDFGLSASIWTRDIERGVALLDEVEAGTVYLNRCDHADLHLPWGGIKNSGLGRTNGRAGLAEATAAKSYHVRSVIG; via the coding sequence ATGAACCTGCATTCCGCCGCGCGGACCTTTTCCGTGACCTCTCCCGTCGACGGCTCGATCTACACGACGCGCGTCTATGCCGATGGCAGGACAATCGAGGCGGCACTCACCCGGGCTCGCGTGGCCTTGCCGTCGTGGCGGCGGACGCCGTTGGCCGAGCGGCTGGCGATCCTGCTGCGCTTCGGCGAGGAGATGAAGGCGCGGGCGACGCAGCTGGCTGAAATGGTGGCGTGGCAGATCGGCCGGCCGCTGTGGCAGGCCGATGAGACGCCGCGCTTGGCGCTGGTGGGGCAACTGCTCGCAGACGTCGCGCCGGAGACGCTGGCCGACGTGCCTTATCCTTCGGACGAAAACATCCGCCGCTACGCCAAGCCGGTGGCGGGCGGCCTGCATCTGTCGATCTGTGCCTGGAACTATCCGACCGCCATGCTCGGCTATCTCGTCACCGCGCCACTCGCGGCCGGCAATGTCGTGATCTTCAAGCATTCGCCGCAGACGCCGCTGATTGCCGAGCTGGCCGAGGAAGCTTTTCGTGCTGCCGGCGGCCCGGAAGGCGTGTTCCAGAGCCTGCATCTCGACCATGCCGATGCCGAGAAGCTAATCGCGTCCGGCGCCGTCAACGCGGTGAATTTCATTGGCTCGGTCAATGGCGGCCGCCGCGTCCACGCCGCCGCTGCCGGCACCTTTACCCAGGTTCATCTCGAGCTCGGCGGCAAGGATCCAACCTATGTCAGGGCCGATGCCGATCTCGAGGCGACGATCCCGCAGATCGCCGAGGGCAGCTATTCCAATGCTGGCCAGTCCTGCTGCTCGGTCGAGCGCATCTATGTCGACAAGGCGATCCACGACCGCTTTGTCGAAGCGCTGGTCGCCGAGACGGCAAAATGGACCGTCGGCCATCCCTTCGACGAGAAGCCGATGCTCGGTCCGGTGGTGCGGGCGAGTGCTGCCGACACCATCCGTGGTCTCACCGAAAGCGCAGTGCGGGCAGGGGCCAGGCGCGTGATGCCAACGGATGGCGCGCTCAAAGCCTCCGGTCTCGGCGCCGCCTATGTCGCGCCGGAGGTGCTGGTCGGCGTCGACCACGGCATGCCGATTATGCGCGATGAGCTGTTCGGGCCGGTGGCCTGCATCCAGTCGGTCGGCGACGACGACGAGGCGATCGCCCTGATGAACGACAGCGATTTCGGCCTCAGCGCCTCGATCTGGACCCGGGATATCGAGCGCGGCGTGGCGTTGCTCGACGAGGTCGAGGCCGGCACTGTCTATCTCAACCGCTGCGACCATGCCGACCTGCATCTGCCCTGGGGCGGCATCAAGAATTCCGGTCTCGGCCGCACCAATGGCCGCGCCGGACTGGCGGAGGCGACAGCAGCGAAGTCCTACCATGTCCGCTCCGTCATCGGCTGA
- a CDS encoding MdtB/MuxB family multidrug efflux RND transporter permease subunit, which yields MSPSRAFILRPVATSLFMVAIMLSGLLAYRYLPVSALPEVDYPTIQVQTFYPGASPDVMTSSVTAPLEVQLGQIANLNQMNSVSSAGSSVITMQFSLAISLDVAEQEVQAAINAAGNLLPADLPAPPIYAKVNPADAPVLTLGLTSATMPLRDVQQLADTRLAQKISQLPGVGLVSLSGGQRPAVRVQADPRKLAAYGLNLDDLRTTLGSANVNTAKGNFDGPSRAYTINANDQLKSADEYRSLIVAYKDGAPVRLSDVADVVDATENNRLAAWMNSTPAIILNIQRQPGANVIDVVDRIKALLPQLQASLPNAVDIKVLTDRTTTIRASVRDVEYELTLSIILVVLVIFVFLRSARATLIPSLSVPLSLVGTLGVMYLFGFSLDNLSLMALTIATGFVVDDAIVVIENVARYVEEGATPLQAALKGSQQIGFTIISLTVSLIAVLIPLLFMGDVVGRLFREFSITLATTILISAVVSLTLVPMACAKLLKPVAAVRENALQRASRDFFDWVIRGYGRALTWVLDRQTLMLVVAAATLVLTAALYVIIPKGFFPVQDTGVIQAITEAPQSISYAAMADRQQQLATIILKDPDVDSLSSFIGVDGTNTTMNVGRILINLKPHEQRTADITQVIARLKQEAASVAGVTLYMQPVQDLTIDGQVSRTQYQFVLQDANADELGEWTPKLLTKLNTLPQLADVASDLSNSGLAVFVDIDRDQAARFGITPATVDNALYDAFGQRMVSTIYTTSSQSRVILEAAPSEQDSLKALSSVYLPSSTGGAPVPLSVVATTHIATTPLQITHMGQFPATTVSFNLAPGASLGEAVTAIEKAQTDIGMPLSIITSFQGAARAFQASLDNTLFLILAAVVTVYIVLGVLYESFIHPITILSTLPSAGIGALLALMIAGQDLTIISIIGIILLIGVVKKNAIMMIDFALDAQRNEGKAPREAIYQACLLRFRPILMTTLAAMLGALPLMLGTGVGSELRHPLGVSIVGGLLLSQLLTLFTTPVIYLWFDRLAARLRGIEPNLPRAPDLPRAHGADAAP from the coding sequence ATGAGCCCGTCGCGAGCCTTCATCCTGCGGCCGGTGGCGACATCGCTGTTCATGGTCGCCATCATGCTGTCCGGCCTGCTGGCCTATCGCTATTTGCCCGTCTCGGCCCTGCCCGAGGTCGACTATCCCACCATCCAGGTGCAGACCTTCTATCCCGGCGCCAGCCCTGACGTCATGACATCCTCGGTCACAGCACCCCTGGAAGTCCAGCTCGGCCAGATCGCCAACCTCAACCAGATGAACTCGGTGAGTTCGGCCGGTTCCTCCGTCATCACGATGCAGTTCAGCCTGGCGATCTCGCTCGATGTCGCCGAGCAGGAGGTGCAGGCCGCCATCAACGCCGCCGGCAACCTGCTGCCGGCCGACCTGCCGGCGCCGCCGATCTATGCCAAGGTCAACCCGGCCGACGCGCCGGTGCTGACGCTCGGCCTGACCTCGGCGACCATGCCGCTGCGCGATGTGCAGCAGCTTGCCGACACCAGGCTAGCGCAGAAGATATCGCAGCTGCCGGGCGTCGGCCTGGTCAGCCTCAGCGGCGGCCAGCGCCCCGCCGTGCGCGTCCAGGCCGACCCGCGCAAGCTCGCCGCCTACGGCCTCAACCTCGACGACCTGCGCACCACGCTCGGCAGCGCCAACGTCAACACGGCGAAAGGCAATTTCGACGGACCGTCGCGCGCCTACACGATCAACGCCAACGACCAGTTGAAGAGCGCCGACGAATACCGCTCGCTGATCGTCGCCTACAAGGACGGCGCGCCGGTGCGGCTGAGCGATGTGGCCGACGTGGTCGACGCCACCGAGAACAACCGGCTCGCCGCCTGGATGAACAGCACGCCGGCGATCATCCTCAACATCCAGCGCCAGCCCGGCGCCAACGTCATTGACGTAGTCGACCGCATCAAGGCGCTACTGCCGCAGCTGCAGGCCTCGCTGCCGAATGCCGTCGACATCAAGGTGCTGACCGACCGCACCACGACCATCCGGGCTTCCGTTCGCGACGTCGAATACGAGCTGACGCTGTCGATCATCCTCGTCGTGCTGGTCATTTTCGTCTTCCTGCGCAGCGCGCGCGCCACGCTGATTCCGAGCCTTTCGGTTCCCCTGTCGCTCGTCGGCACGCTGGGTGTCATGTACCTGTTCGGCTTCAGCCTCGACAATCTTTCGCTGATGGCGCTGACCATTGCCACCGGCTTCGTCGTCGACGACGCCATCGTCGTCATCGAGAACGTCGCGCGCTATGTCGAGGAAGGCGCGACCCCGCTGCAGGCGGCGCTGAAAGGGTCGCAGCAGATCGGCTTCACCATCATCTCGCTGACCGTGTCGCTGATCGCGGTGCTGATCCCGCTTCTGTTCATGGGCGATGTCGTCGGCAGGCTGTTCCGCGAATTCTCGATCACGCTGGCCACCACCATCCTGATCTCGGCCGTGGTGTCGCTGACGCTGGTGCCGATGGCCTGCGCCAAGCTGCTCAAGCCGGTGGCGGCGGTGCGGGAGAATGCCCTGCAGCGCGCCAGCCGCGACTTCTTCGACTGGGTCATCCGTGGCTATGGTCGGGCGCTGACCTGGGTGCTCGACCGGCAGACGCTGATGCTCGTGGTGGCGGCGGCGACCCTGGTGCTGACGGCCGCGCTCTACGTGATCATCCCCAAGGGGTTCTTCCCGGTGCAGGACACTGGCGTCATCCAGGCCATCACCGAGGCGCCGCAGTCGATCTCCTATGCCGCCATGGCCGACCGCCAGCAGCAGCTGGCCACCATCATTCTCAAAGACCCCGATGTCGACAGCCTGTCGTCCTTCATCGGCGTCGACGGCACCAACACCACGATGAATGTCGGCCGCATCCTGATCAACCTCAAGCCGCATGAACAGCGCACCGCTGATATCACGCAGGTCATCGCGCGCCTGAAACAGGAAGCCGCTTCGGTGGCGGGCGTGACGCTCTACATGCAGCCGGTTCAGGACTTGACCATCGACGGCCAGGTCAGCCGCACCCAGTATCAATTCGTGCTCCAGGACGCCAATGCCGACGAACTGGGAGAATGGACGCCGAAGCTGCTCACAAAACTGAACACGCTGCCGCAGCTCGCCGATGTCGCCAGCGACCTGTCGAACAGCGGCCTTGCCGTCTTTGTCGACATCGACCGCGACCAGGCCGCCCGCTTCGGCATCACGCCGGCAACGGTCGACAACGCGCTCTACGACGCTTTCGGCCAGCGCATGGTCTCGACCATCTACACCACGTCAAGCCAGTCCCGCGTCATTCTCGAGGCCGCCCCTTCGGAGCAGGATTCGCTCAAGGCGCTCTCTTCCGTCTATCTGCCCTCGTCGACGGGCGGCGCGCCCGTGCCGCTGTCGGTGGTGGCAACCACCCATATCGCCACCACGCCGCTGCAGATCACCCATATGGGGCAATTCCCGGCCACCACCGTGTCGTTCAACCTGGCGCCAGGCGCGTCGCTTGGCGAGGCGGTCACGGCGATCGAGAAGGCGCAGACCGATATCGGCATGCCGCTCAGCATCATCACCAGCTTCCAGGGCGCGGCGCGTGCCTTCCAGGCTTCGCTCGACAACACGCTGTTCCTGATCTTGGCGGCGGTGGTGACGGTCTACATCGTGCTGGGCGTGCTCTATGAAAGCTTCATCCACCCCATCACCATCTTGTCGACGCTGCCTTCGGCCGGCATCGGCGCGTTGCTGGCGCTGATGATCGCCGGCCAGGACCTGACCATCATTTCGATCATCGGCATCATCCTCTTGATCGGCGTGGTCAAGAAGAACGCCATCATGATGATCGACTTCGCACTCGACGCGCAGCGCAATGAAGGCAAGGCGCCGCGCGAGGCGATCTACCAGGCCTGCCTGCTGCGCTTCCGCCCGATCCTGATGACGACGCTGGCGGCGATGCTCGGCGCCTTGCCGCTGATGCTCGGCACCGGCGTCGGCTCGGAACTGCGCCATCCCTTGGGCGTCTCCATCGTCGGCGGCCTGCTGCTCAGCCAGTTGCTGACGCTGTTCACCACGCCGGTGATTTATCTCTGGTTCGATCGCCTCGCCGCCCGCCTGCGCGGCATCGAACCCAACCTTCCCCGTGCCCCCGATCTTCCCCGTGCCCATGGTGCGGACGCCGCGCCATGA
- a CDS encoding efflux RND transporter permease subunit — translation MNLSVPFIRRPVATTLLTFGLLAAGLVAFPQLPVAPLPAVDYPVISVTASLPGASPQVVANTVASPLERHLGEIADVNEMTSSSSVGSARITLQFGLDRDIDGAARDVQAAINAARADLPSSLRSNPTYRKVNPADAPILVLSMTSDTLSKGQLFDAASTVLAQKLSQVDGIGEVSVGGSSLPAVRVELNPQVLYDYGIGLEDVRAALASANAHSPKGAIDVGDQRYQIYANDQANQADAYRSLVVAYRNGAPVRLSDVGQVNDSVENIRNAGLANGKPGVLIILNRSPNANIIATVDRVKALLPTLRASISPAIDLSLAVGRSTTIRASLSEVAQTLMIAIGLVILVVFAFLRDVRSALVPIVAVPVSLVGTLGVMYLLGFSIDNLSLMAMTVATGFVVDDAIVVLENIARHTASGMDRMEAAIKGSQEVGFTVLSMSLSLIAVFIPILLMGGIVGRLFREFAITLSAAILVSLAISLTTTPMMCSILLRPEREREHSRLYRFSERIFEGMLSGYRRSLSWALDNPLLIMAVLAATLCLNGYLYVTIPKGFFPQQDTGRLTGSIQADQATSFQLMSQKLSQFAGIVSKDPAVDTAVGVTGGGQTNSGYMFVSLKPLAERKISADQVIARLRPELAVVPGATLFLQAVQDIRVGGRQSNAQYQYTLQGDSFDELAEWAPKLAAALQTEPKLTDVNSDQQNKGLEADVTIDRDTATRLGISASEIDNTLYDAFGQRQVSTIYVQRNQYHVIMEVAPQYWQTPDALKKVYVSTSGGSVGGSQSSNAVAGTFVVSGKSSSAQSVAADAARNQANNSITSTGRTAASTGSAVSTGAETMVPLSAVAHYGPGSTPLSVNHQGLFVATTLSFNLAPGVALSEGVAAINAAADRIGMPATIHGSFQGTARVFQDSLSDQPLLILAALIAVYVVLGILYESYAHPLTILSTLPSAGVGALLALTLFNIEFSIMALIGIILLIGIVKKNAIMMIDFALAAERNENRSAHDAIYQACLLRFRPIMMTTMAALFGAVPLAIGLGEGAELRQPLGIAIVGGLILSQILTLYTTPVIYIYVDRFGRWCRQLRSRARYPWQPGVQAGQ, via the coding sequence ATGAACCTGTCGGTTCCCTTCATCCGGCGGCCGGTGGCGACGACGCTGCTGACCTTCGGCCTGCTGGCGGCCGGGCTGGTGGCATTTCCGCAATTGCCGGTGGCGCCACTGCCGGCGGTCGACTACCCCGTAATATCGGTGACGGCCTCGCTGCCAGGCGCCAGCCCCCAGGTGGTGGCGAACACCGTCGCCAGTCCGCTCGAGCGGCATCTCGGCGAGATCGCCGATGTCAACGAAATGACCTCGTCGAGCAGCGTCGGCAGCGCCCGCATCACCTTGCAGTTCGGGCTGGACCGCGACATTGACGGTGCCGCGCGTGACGTCCAGGCGGCGATCAACGCCGCCCGCGCCGACCTGCCGTCCAGCCTGCGCTCCAACCCCACCTATCGTAAGGTCAATCCCGCCGACGCCCCGATCCTCGTTCTGTCGATGACATCGGACACTCTGTCCAAGGGCCAGCTCTTCGATGCCGCCAGCACCGTGCTGGCGCAGAAACTCTCGCAGGTCGACGGCATCGGCGAGGTGTCGGTGGGCGGCAGCTCGCTGCCGGCGGTGCGCGTCGAGCTCAACCCGCAGGTGCTCTACGATTACGGCATCGGGCTGGAGGATGTGCGCGCAGCACTCGCCTCGGCCAACGCCCACAGCCCCAAGGGCGCCATCGACGTCGGCGACCAGCGCTACCAGATCTACGCCAACGACCAGGCCAACCAGGCCGACGCCTATCGCTCGCTGGTCGTTGCCTACCGCAACGGCGCGCCGGTCAGGCTCTCCGATGTCGGCCAGGTCAATGATTCCGTCGAGAACATCCGCAATGCCGGTCTAGCCAACGGCAAGCCGGGCGTCCTGATCATCCTCAACCGCTCGCCCAACGCCAACATCATCGCGACGGTCGACCGGGTGAAGGCGCTGCTGCCGACGTTGCGGGCCTCGATCTCGCCAGCCATCGACCTGTCGCTGGCGGTCGGCCGTTCGACCACCATCCGCGCTTCACTGAGCGAGGTCGCACAGACGCTGATGATCGCCATCGGCCTGGTGATCCTCGTCGTCTTCGCCTTCCTGCGCGACGTGCGCTCGGCGCTGGTGCCGATCGTGGCCGTGCCAGTATCCCTGGTCGGCACGCTGGGCGTCATGTACCTGCTCGGCTTCAGCATCGACAATCTGTCGCTGATGGCGATGACGGTGGCCACTGGCTTCGTCGTCGATGACGCCATCGTGGTGCTGGAGAACATCGCCCGCCACACCGCTTCCGGCATGGACCGCATGGAGGCGGCCATCAAGGGCTCCCAGGAGGTCGGCTTCACCGTGCTGTCGATGAGCCTGTCGCTGATCGCCGTCTTCATCCCGATCCTGCTGATGGGCGGCATCGTCGGACGACTGTTCCGCGAATTTGCCATCACGCTGTCGGCGGCGATCCTGGTCTCGCTCGCCATCTCGCTGACCACCACGCCGATGATGTGCTCGATCCTGCTGCGCCCCGAGCGAGAACGCGAACATAGCCGGCTCTACCGTTTCAGCGAGCGTATCTTCGAGGGCATGCTGAGCGGCTACCGCCGATCGCTGTCCTGGGCACTCGACAATCCGCTGCTGATCATGGCGGTTCTGGCGGCAACGCTCTGCCTCAATGGCTACCTCTATGTCACCATCCCAAAAGGCTTCTTCCCGCAGCAGGACACGGGACGGCTGACCGGCTCGATCCAGGCCGACCAGGCGACCTCCTTCCAACTGATGTCGCAGAAGCTCAGCCAGTTCGCCGGCATCGTCAGCAAGGATCCCGCCGTCGACACCGCGGTCGGCGTCACCGGCGGCGGCCAGACCAATTCCGGCTACATGTTCGTGTCGCTGAAGCCGCTGGCCGAGCGCAAGATCTCCGCCGACCAGGTCATCGCCAGGCTGCGGCCCGAACTGGCTGTGGTGCCAGGCGCCACGCTCTTCCTGCAGGCGGTGCAGGATATACGCGTCGGCGGGCGGCAGTCGAACGCGCAGTACCAGTACACCTTGCAAGGTGACAGTTTCGACGAACTGGCGGAATGGGCGCCGAAGCTCGCGGCCGCGCTGCAAACGGAACCCAAGCTCACCGATGTCAACAGCGACCAGCAGAACAAGGGCCTGGAAGCCGACGTCACCATCGACCGCGACACCGCAACACGCCTCGGCATATCAGCCAGCGAGATCGACAACACGCTTTACGACGCTTTCGGCCAGCGCCAGGTGTCCACCATCTATGTCCAGCGCAACCAGTACCACGTCATCATGGAGGTGGCGCCGCAATACTGGCAGACCCCCGATGCGTTGAAAAAAGTCTATGTCAGCACATCGGGCGGATCGGTTGGTGGATCGCAGTCGAGCAATGCGGTTGCCGGCACATTCGTTGTATCAGGCAAGTCCAGCAGCGCCCAGTCGGTCGCCGCCGACGCCGCACGCAACCAGGCCAACAATTCCATTACCAGCACCGGCAGGACGGCGGCCTCGACCGGTTCAGCGGTCAGCACCGGAGCCGAGACCATGGTGCCGCTGTCGGCCGTCGCGCACTATGGCCCCGGCAGCACGCCGCTGTCGGTCAACCACCAGGGCCTGTTCGTCGCCACCACGCTGTCGTTCAATCTGGCGCCGGGCGTCGCCCTCAGTGAAGGCGTCGCGGCCATCAACGCGGCCGCCGACCGCATCGGCATGCCGGCCACCATCCATGGCAGTTTCCAGGGCACGGCGCGCGTCTTCCAGGATTCGCTGTCCGACCAGCCGCTGCTGATCCTTGCCGCGCTGATCGCCGTCTATGTCGTGCTCGGCATTCTCTACGAAAGCTACGCGCACCCGCTGACCATTCTGTCGACCTTGCCGTCGGCCGGCGTCGGCGCCTTGCTGGCGCTGACCCTGTTCAACATCGAGTTCTCCATCATGGCGCTGATCGGCATCATCCTCCTGATCGGCATCGTCAAGAAGAACGCGATCATGATGATCGACTTCGCGCTGGCCGCGGAGCGCAACGAGAATAGATCGGCGCATGACGCCATCTACCAGGCATGCCTGCTGCGCTTCCGCCCGATCATGATGACGACCATGGCCGCGCTGTTCGGCGCCGTGCCGCTGGCGATCGGCCTTGGCGAAGGCGCGGAACTGCGCCAGCCGCTCGGCATCGCCATCGTCGGCGGCCTGATCCTGAGCCAGATCCTGACCCTCTACACGACGCCGGTGATCTACATCTATGTCGACCGTTTCGGTCGCTGGTGCCGGCAATTGCGTTCGCGGGCACGGTACCCCTGGCAGCCAGGCGTGCAAGCTGGACAGTGA